A genomic segment from Colletotrichum higginsianum IMI 349063 chromosome 5, whole genome shotgun sequence encodes:
- a CDS encoding Yae1 protein, which produces MHLQPIDNTEIEPFTSAMDTDPRITIMPDGQETFDDVWGSEPGSPTNVAQGAPTGTHPGDIPRLQAEHTTAGYREGVTLAKAQSIQTGFDEGFSLGAEIGALAGQVVGVLEGIAAALDGQDEAIAKAARKSSDDAKAELKTDSIFTPAFWNNDGTWKFDVDEHAGDEILFSDVARAHPLIQKWTKIADAEIERWRITLDAIGDAPEHERQPSPERAPSSAIPQTKKPLDW; this is translated from the coding sequence ATGCATCTCCAGCCCATCGACAATACCGAAATTGAGCCCTTCACCAGCGCCATGGACACTGACCCACGCATCACCATCATGCCGGACGGACAAGAGACTTTTGATGATGTCTGGGGCTCCGAGCCTGGTTCGCCGACTAACGTGGCTCAGGGCGCGCCCACAGGAACCCACCCTGGCGACATTCCAAGACTCCAGGCCGAGCACACCACCGCCGGTTACCGAGAGGGCGTGACCTTGGCCAAGGCCCAGAGCATCCAAACGGGTTTCGACGAGGGCTTCAGCTTGGGAGCCGAGATCGGGGCCCTCGCCGGTCAGGTCGtgggcgtcctcgagggaatcgccgccgccctggacgGTCAAGATGAGGCCATCGCGAAGGCCGCGCGGAAGTCTTCGGAcgacgccaaggccgagctgAAGACGGACTCCATCTTCACCCCCGCGTTCTGGAACAACGACGGGACTTGGAAGTttgacgtcgacgagcacGCGGGTGACGAGATCCTCTTCTCCGACGTGGCCCGCGCCCATCCGCTCATTCAGAAATGGACAAAGATCGCAGATGCCGAGATTGAGCGGTGGCGCATCACTCTCGATGCCATTGGCGATGCGCCGGAGCACGAGAGACAGCCGAGCCCGGAACGGGCCCCGAGCTCCGCGATACCGCAGACGAAGAAACCTTTGGATTGGTGA
- a CDS encoding Pirin: MPRIATLTAIFAVLVSIIIFNTQLKSFFTDITSSLINTNATNTTTQITAPNSLDSPGSPMLNSVKNTMSKTLHHAKITPHRSATRGHADHGWLNTYHSFSFANWYDPRFNSFGALRVLNEDRVKANSGFPTHPHRDFEIFSYILSGELTHRDSMLQKGAEGGQSDKFYRMHRGDVQFTTGGTGIAHSEMNEHSRDTVHFLQIWAIPWKRGLPPTYHTQHFPEEDKRKGFVTILSPLKAGPEATAAEEKAAEPSIPGTIPIHADFVMGAGIIEPNAVFEWSVGAKVTEQTKRKVFVHLPMTKSGKAKIRIDGRDDAVLSEGDGAFVDVVNAGDKLSVESVGEAEAEVVVLDTA; the protein is encoded by the coding sequence ATGCCTCGCATCGCAACCCTTACTGCGATTTTCGCCGTCTTAGtttccatcatcatcttcaacaCACAGCTCAAGAGTTTCTTCACAGATATCACCTCTTCcctcatcaacaccaacgcAACGAACACCACAACCCAAATCACAGCTCCAAACTCGCTGGATTCGCCTGGCTCTCCCATGCTCAACTCGGTCAAGAACACAATGTCCAAGACTCTCCACCACGCCAAGATCACGCCGCACCGGAGCGCCACCCGGGGCCACGCGGACCACGGCTGGCTCAACACCTACCACAGCTTCTCGTTCGCCAACTGGTACGACCCGCGCTTCAACAGCTTTGGCGCGCTGCGCGTGCTCAACGAGGACCGCGTCAAGGCTAACTCGGGCTTCCCGACGCACCCGCACCGCGACTTTGAGATCTTCAGCTACATCCTGTCGGGCGAGCTGACGCACCGCGACTCGATGCTGCAAAAGGGCGCCGAAGGCGGCCAGAGCGACAAGTTCTACCGCATGCACCGCGGTGACGTCCAGTTCACCACGGGCGGCACGGGCATCGCGCACTCGGAGATGAACGAGCACAGCAGGGACACGGTACATTTCCTCCAGATCTGGGCGATCCCGTGGAAGCGCGGCCTGCCGCCAACCTACCACACGCAACACTTccccgaggaggacaagCGCAAGGGCTTCGTCACGATCCTCTCCCCGCTGAAAGCCGGGCCCGAggccacggcggccgaggagaaggcggcggagcCGTCGATCCCGGGCACGATCCCGATCCACGCCGACTTCGTCATGGGCGCGGGCATCATCGAGCCGAACGCCGTGTTTGAGTGGAGTGTCGGCGCCAAGGTCACGGAGCAGACGAAGCGCAAGGTCTTTGTCCATCTACCGATGACCAAGAGCGGCAAGGCCAAGATTCGGATCGACGGCCGCGATGACGCCGTCCTGTCTGAGGGAGACGGCGCgttcgtcgacgtcgtcaacgccggGGACAAGTTGAGCGTCGAGAGCGTCggcgaagccgaagccgaagttGTTGTTCTGGACACAGCAtaa
- a CDS encoding Acetyl-CoA transporter 1 — protein MSVRTRRNKSVKRKALADLAVDTGSTNGHANGVMNQNNVEYRRKATAPGSDTVTANLMSRESFTLDDPVPKTPIANNHGFFELPVQDQRNFLLLVLLYFLQGVPMGLAGGSVPFLMKDHMSYSEIGIFSLASYPYSLKLLWSPIVDAVWSPKVGRRKSWILPIQLLSGFGMLWLGSTVENMMANTGKPGGPTVWNFTGWWFFLVFMCATQDIAVDGWALTLLTPGNVSYASTAQTVGLTAGHFLSYTVFLAFNSKDFANRYFRSSPLDQGLMSLGGYLTFWGWAYIAITIGLSLFKREEKTKNEDGIWDVYKIMWGVLKLKNIQTIIIVHLIAKIGFQANDAVTNLKLIDKGFGQENMALTVLIDFPFEIALGYYAGKWSQEYTPMRLWCWGFMGRLVAALIAQFTVTIFPAGGVTSWYMLVVIGEHVFSTFTNTIMFVAVSAFHARIADPVIGGTYMTLLATVCNLGGTFPRFFVLRLVDYFTVATCHPGNPADLGALKGSIVTEPFSCSLQPDKERCVAGGGTCEMVRDGYYFVNIICVIFGVVTFMLYIRPRVLHLQSLPMRAWRLSPSK, from the exons ATGAGCGTCCGAACACGCCGAAACAAATCCGTGAAGCGAAAAGCTTTGGCCGATCTAGCTGTAGACACAGGCAGCACAAACGGCCACGCCAACGGCGTGATGAACCAGAACAACGTTGAATATCGGCGGAAGGCGACAGCTCCCGGCTCCGACACCGTCACCGCGAACCTCATGTCGCGCGAATCTTTCACCCTTGACGACCCCGTGCCCAAGACCCCTATCGCCAACAACCATGGTTTCTTCGAGTTACCGGTGCAAGACCAGAGGAACTTCCTCCTGTTGGTGCTCCTATACTTCCTGCAAGGCGTGCCCATGGGTCTGGCGGGCGGCTCTGTGCCCTTCCTCATGAAGGACCACATGTCGTACAGCGAGATTGGAATCTTCAGCTTGGCTTCATATCCCTACTCCTTGAAGCTTCTCTGGAGTCCGATTGTGGATGCTGTCTGGAGCCCCAAGGTCGGCCGCAGAAAGAGCTGGATTCTTCCTATCCAGCTGCTTTCCGGATTTGGTATGCTATGGCTTGGATCGACCGTGGAGAACATGATGGCCAACACCGGCAAGCCCGGCGGTCCTACCGTATGGAACTTCACCGGCTGGTGGTTCTTCTTGGTGTTCATGTGCGCCACCCAGGATATTGCTGTAGACGGCTGGGCCTTGACCCTCCTGACTCCCGGAAACGTTTCCTACGCGTCCACCGCGCAGACGGTCGGCCTTACTGCCGGCCACTTCTTGTCTTACACTGTTTTCTTGGCATTCAACTCCAAGGATTTTGCGAACCGCTACTTCCGCAGCTCCCCGTTGGACCAAGGTCTGATGTCTCTCGGCGGGTATCTCACTTTCTGGGGCTGGGCCTACATTGCCATCACCATCGGACTGTCTCTCTTCAAACGTGAGGAGAAGACCAAGAACGAGGATGGCATCTGGGACGTGTACAAGATTATGTGGGGTGTGCTCAAGTTGAAGAACATTCagaccatcatcatcgtccacCTCATTGCCAAGATCGGCTTCCAGgccaacgacgccgtcacgaACCTCAAGCTAATCGATAAGGGTTTCGGTCAGGAGAACATGGCTTTGACGGTTCTCATTGACTTCCCCTTCGAAATCGCGCTCGGCTACTATGCCGGCAAGTGGTCACAAGAGTACACCCCAATGCGCTTGTGGTGTTGGGGTTTCATGGGCCGTCTCGTCGCTGCCCTCATTGCCCAGTTCACGGTCACCATCTTTCCGGCAGGCGGCGTAACTTCTTGGTACATGCTGGTGGTAATTGGCGAGCACGTCTTCTCGACcttcaccaacaccatcatgttcgtcgccgtctcggctTTCCACGCTAGAATCGCAGAccccgtcatcggcggcacctACATGACTCTGTTGGCCAC CGTTTGCAACCTCGGTGGCACGTTCCCGCGCTTTTTCGTTCTGCGTCTCGTCGACTATTTCACCGTCGCAACCTGCCACCCCGGCAACCCCGCGGACCTGGGCGCTCTTAAGGGCTCAATTGTCACTGAGCCTTTCTCATGCTCCTTGCAGCCCGACAAGGAGAGGtgcgttgccggcggcggcacgtGTGAAATGGTGCGCGACGGATACTACTTTGTCAACATCATTTGCGTCATCTTCGGTGTCGTCACATTCATGCTGTACATTCGACCCAGAGTTTTACATCTGCAGTCGCTGCCCATGCGAGCATGGCGTTTATCGCCGTCCAAGTAA
- a CDS encoding Cenp-O kinetochore centromere component translates to MSAESQDAATEALSQEINDLRAKVASLKKELKVQATALISSESTRTALQEDNQTRSASALPFESKPVRDQVLSRSKAQEAHDQQCLYRTCATVTTFRVQDPDPNAVDRGHVLGIRIEIMSGAIFRRPYYVMLNRPYKESRHLRVHRHTVPPCIPLAALAARHLPAPKPADDERQKTQDLSRFVRTLRREIVRFHNRTAVIGDLQKAAGLRGTSDADEDSAQAVTSIAAADIEAKQISIEWADGRAGRLVMSEDGQIQKLVVLGTAGRDREVTRDLLGDSRRVEDVAKQLTST, encoded by the exons ATGTCGGCTGAATCGCAAGATGCTGCCACCGAGGCCCTCAGCCAGGAGATCAACGATCTCAGAGCCAAAG TCGCCTCTTTGAAAAAGGAGTTGAAAGTGCAGGCCACGGctctcatctcatcagaGTCAACGCGTACAGCCCTCCAAGAAGACAATCAGACACGCAGTGCGTCCGCGCTCCCCTTCGAGTCGAAACCGGTCCGCGACCAGGTCCTGTCTCGATCCAAAGCCCAGGAAGCGCACGACCAACAATGTCTCTACCGCACCTGCGCGACAGTGACGACCTTTAGGGTCCAAGACCCCGACCCCAATGCCGTTGACCGCGGTcacgtcctcggcatccGTATCGAAATCATGTCCGGCGCCATATTCCGCAGACCATACTACGTTATGCTCAATCGGCCATACAAGGAGTCCCGCCACCTACGAGTCCATCGACACACCGTTCCTCCGTGCATTCCGCTGGCAGCACTTGCCGCGCGTCACCTTCCGGCACCGAAGCCAGCTGACGACGAAAGACAAAAGACCCAGGACTTATCCCGTTTTGTCCGGACACTGAGGAGAGAAATTGTGAGGTTTCACAACCGGACCGCAGTCATTGGTGACTTGCAGAAGGCTGCCGGTCTTCGCGGCACCAgcgatgccgatgaggaCTCGGCGCAGGCGGTCACCAGCATTGCCGCGGCAGACATCGAAGCCAAGCAGATCAGCATTGAATGGGCCGACGGCAGGGCAGGCAGACTGGTCATGAGCGAGGACGGACAAATCCAGAAGCTGGTTGTACTTGGTACAGCAGGACGCGATCGAGAGGTTACCAGGGATCTTCTGGGTGACAGCCGTCGCGTGGAGGACGTCGCAAAGCAGCTGACAAGCACTTGA
- a CDS encoding Beta-endoglucanase, whose amino-acid sequence MRYSTVTLLGLAAVSSATWDGQFSYPPGIDPMGLSNGNVEFNIKTFGPLTGPPAGCISVWHPPHPDVYIDDCNSDKEHGWHWVHPGKPKWWKHPGKDKDHKKPKKPGHDKPKHPDQPDQPCDKCDQPDQPDQPDQPDQPDQPYQPEQPEPTTTPKWKWTTSTITQTAISTIYSCPPSVTNCPGNGGGTQYETVTVPAIVTICPVPVEPIPGPTSPPAAPPPAPTAPPAEPVPSAPSPPETLSSVVIPPPVSSGPAEVPPVPSSPPEAPPVTTTRPSVGTITRPNPTATSGRAVVTAGAAQNVQRAGGVVVAAVAAVAAFI is encoded by the coding sequence ATGCGCTACTCAACCGTCAcactcctcggcctcgcggccgtcaGCTCCGCAACATGGGACGGTCAGTTCAGCTACCCTCCCGGCATTGACCCCATGGGCCTGAGCAACGGCAACGTCGAGTTCAACATCAAGACCTTCGGCCCCCTGACGGGCCCGCCGGCGGGCTGCATCTCCGTCTGGCACCCGCCGCACCCGGACGTCTACATCGACGACTGCAACAGCGACAAGGAGCACGGCTGGCACTGGGTCCACCCAGGCAAGCCCAAGTGGTGGAAGCACCCGGGGAAGGACAAGGACCacaagaagcccaagaagcccGGTCACGACAAGCCCAAGCACCCTGATCAGCCTGACCAGCCGTGCGACAAGTGCGATCAACCCGATCAACCCGATCAACCTGATCAGCCTGATCAGCCCGATCAACCGTACCAGCCCGAGCAGCCTGagcccaccaccaccccaaAATGGAAGTGGACAACCTCAACCATCACCCAGACCGCCATCTCCACCATCTACAGCTGCCCGCCCAGCGTCACCAACTGCCCCGGCAACGGCGGTGGCACTCAGTACGAGACCGTCACCGTCCCGGCCATCGTCACAATCTgccccgtccccgtcgagCCCATCCCGGGCCCGACGTCCCCGCCCGCTGCTCCTCCCCCCGCGCCCACGGCACCACCAGCCGAGCCCGTCCCCAGCgcaccctcccctcccgaGACTCTCTCCTCTGTCGTCATCCCGCCCCCCGTCTCTTCTGGCCCGGCCGAGGTTCCCCCCGTGCCGTCGAGCCCGCCCGAGGCTCCTCCCGTCACGACCACCAGGCCGAGCGTCGGCACCATCACGAGGCCCAACCCGACTGCGACTTCaggccgcgccgtcgtcaccgccggcgccgcccagaATGTCCAgcgcgcgggcggcgtcgttgtcgccgccgttgccgccgttgccgccttCATCTAA
- a CDS encoding DNA/pantothenate metabolism flavoprotein → MSVPTETAERQEDAYFSSQPPPKNLESHVSAARSFINHHAASSRRIVLVTSGGTTVPLEKQTVRFIDNFSAGTRGATSSEYFLEAGYAVIFLHRQFSLQPYSRHYSHATDCFLDFLAEGHDGTVVANPGHQERMRAVLRKYTAAKRNNMLLMLPFTTITDYLFELRAIAGLLRPLGPSALLYLAAAVSDFFLPQDRMAEHKIQSTNATDSFGSGAPAAAPTPARTPARSNGDGNGNGASPEDEETFDNFDSSPKVPRSKRLIVDLDPVPKFLQNLVDGWAPQGMVVSFKLETDPAILVHKAKYSLERYQHHLVIGNLLSTRKWEVVFVAPGQADRWVRVPSAQRERSAGGDGSEASWEDKPLDPNALPESDPEVEIESLIIPAVEDLHSQHIQSLQK, encoded by the coding sequence ATGTCGGTCCCAACAGAAACCGCCGAGCGCCAGGAGGACGCCTACTTCTCGTCCCAGCCTCCACCCAAGAACCTTGAGTCCCACGTCTCGGCCGCGCGTTCCTTCATAAACCAccacgccgcctcctcccggcgcatcgtcctcgtcacctCGGGCGGCACGACTGTGCCCCTTGAGAAGCAGACGGTCCGCTTCATCGACAATTTCTCCGCGGGAACCCGCGGCGCCACCTCGTCCGAGTacttcctcgaggccggctacgccgtcatcttcttgCACCGCCAGTTCTCCCTGCAGCCCTACTCGCGCCACTACTCCCACGCCACCGACTGCttcctcgacttcctcgccgagggccacgacggcaccgtcgtcgcgaACCCAGGCCACCAGGAGCGCATGCGCGCCGTCCTGCGCAAGTACACCGCTGCCAAGCGCAACAACATGCTGCTGATGCTCCCCTTCACGACAATCACCGACTACCTCTTTGAGCtgcgcgccatcgccggcctgctgAGGCCCCTCGGCCCCTCGGCCCTGCTctacctcgccgccgccgtctccgacttcttcctcccccaaGACCGCATGGCCGAGCACAAGATCCAGTCCACCAACGCCACGGACTCGTTTGGCTCCGGagccccggccgccgcgcccacCCCCGCCAGGACCCCCGCTAGGAGCAACGgagacggcaacggcaacggtgccagccccgaggacgaggagacgtTTGACAACTTCGACTCGTCCCCCAAGGTGCCCCGCTCTAAGCgcctcatcgtcgacctcgaccccGTACCCAAGTTCCTCCAgaacctcgtcgacggtTGGGCGCCTCAGGGCATGGTCGTCAGCTTCAAGCTCGAGACAGACCCGGCCATCCTTGTGCACAAGGCCAAATACTCACTCGAGCGCTACCAGCACcacctcgtcatcggcaacCTGTTGTCCACGCGCAAGTGGgaggtcgtcttcgtcgcgcCGGGCCAGGCCGACCGGTGGGTCCGCGTGCCGAGCGCCCAGCGGGAGAGatccgccggcggcgacgggtCCGAGGCGTCATGGGAGGACAAGCCGCTGGACCCCAACGCGCTGCCGGAGAGCGACCCCGAGGTGGAGATTGAAAGCTTGATCATCCCCGCCGTGGAGGACCTACATTCGCAGCATATCCAGTCCTTGCAGAAGTAG
- a CDS encoding major facilitator superfamily transporter produces MDPEKNTPRHDGYLAPEPDYSNYDFPLPSKTESAARDGAAAAVGNDLIPSVSNAVAGAGGDAYGQDRLYQQEPYNKEGGDGDHLGRADTAAEEETYPEGGLRAWSVVLGSWLALFSALGIMNSLAIFQTYVATHQLEGYTEGTIGWIFSVYTFLCFFGGIYIGPVFDQYGPRWLVLSGTVCLVLGVMLLSICTLYWHFMLAFGILCGLGSSLVFTPSIAAVGHWFKRRRGFATGMASTGGSIGGIVFPLMMQSLFPRIGWGWTIRAVGFICLLLCGASNFLIRSRLPPARNASPHPDPRIFRSAAFSLTTAGIFLMEFALFIPLTYISSYMLSEGFSESFAFSILPILNAGSVFGRALPGWWADKAGPFNSNMVATLLSIVACLAIWLPAGSTTAGIVVFAVLFGFASGNNISISPVCVGRLCKTQSYGRYYSTTYTVVSIACLIGIPIGGEIVTATGGRYWGLIVFTGLVYMLALAAMMAAKAVCVGKNIWGIF; encoded by the exons ATGGATCCGGAAAAGAACACGCCGCGCCACGACGGCTACCTAGCGCCGGAACCCGACTACAGCAACTATGACTTCCCGCTCCCGAGCAAGACCGAGAGCGCGgcccgcgacggcgccgccgccgccgtgggcAACGACCTGATCCCCTCCGTCTCtaacgccgtcgccggcgccggcggcgacgcctACGGCCAGGACCGCCTCTACCAACAGGAACCCTACAACaaggaaggcggcgacggcgaccacctcggccgcgccgacacggccgccgaggaggagacgtaCCCCGAGGGCGGGCTCCGCGCGTGgtccgtcgtcctcggctcGTGGCTCGCGCTGTTCTCGGCGCTGGGCATCATGAACAGCCTGGCCATCTTCCAGACGTACGTCGCGACGCACCAGCTCGAGGGGTACACCGAGGGGACCATCGGCTGGATCTTTTCCGTCTACACCTTCCTGTGCTTCTTCGGGGGCATCTACATCGGTCCCGTGTTCGACCAGTACGGCCCGCGCTGGCTCGTGCTGTCCGGGACGGTTtgtctcgtcctcggcgtcatGCTGCTGAGCATCTGCACGT TGTACTGGCATTTCATGCTCGCCTTCGGCATCCTCTGCGGCCTCGGCAGCTCCCTCGTCTTCACgccctccatcgccgccgtcggccacTGGTTCAAGCGCCGGCGCGGGTTTGCGACGGGCATGGCCTCGACGGGCGGCTCCATCGGCGGTATCGTGTTCCCGCTCATGATGCAGTCGCTCTTCCCGCGGATCGGCTGGGGCTGGaccatccgcgccgtcggcTTCATCTGCCTGCTCCTCTGCGGCGCCTCCAACTTCCTCATCCGCTCGCGCCTGCCGCCCGCGCGCAACGCGAGCCCCCACCCGGACCCGCGCATCTTCCGCAGCGCCGCCTTCAGCCTCACGACGGCCGGCATCTTCCTCATGGAGTTCGCCCTCTTCATCCCGTTGACGTACATCTCGAGCTACATGCTCAGCGAGGGCTTCAGCGAGTCCTTTGCCTTTTCCATCCTGCCCATCCTCAACGCCGGGAGCGTCTTCGGCAGAGCCCTGCCCGGCTGGTGGGCCGACAAGGCGGGGCCCTTCAACAGCAATATGGTCGCCACCCTGCTCTCCATCGTCGCGTGTCTGGCCATCTGGCTGccggcgggctcgacgacggcgggcaTCGTCGTGTTTGCCGTTCTGTTCGGGTTCGCGAGCGGGAacaacatcagcatcagcCCCGTTTGCGTCGGCCGGCTGTGCAAGACACAGTCCTATGGACGGTACTACTCGACGACGTACACCGTCGTGTCGATCGCGTGCCTCATCGGCATCCCTATCGGCGGCGAGATTGTCacggcgacgggcgggagGTATTGGGGTCTCATCGTCTTCACCGGCCTCGTGTACAtgctggccctcgccgccatgATGGCTGCCAAGGCTGTCTGCGTTGGGAAGAATATTTGGGGAATTTTCTAA